In a genomic window of Amphiprion ocellaris isolate individual 3 ecotype Okinawa chromosome 11, ASM2253959v1, whole genome shotgun sequence:
- the bcl9 gene encoding B-cell CLL/lymphoma 9 protein codes for MLEVQEERPAAAGTAATHFSKKERGKKERDEAKDGRGNLPNIGNPVPGSRNVRAKAPLTHTGSPHQLITPPCSVVLGAPSMHSNRIKNSPSTNTQSPKPKTEAMVRSPPVMSPSTAAQMDSKMPNQGKPGSTGSQSQPSPCDPKTLGAKGAQNVAGGMGLKNGQGLTSGTSSKVKVKRERSTSVESFEQPESGTPTSEEKDSSRVKRMCVAERRQPYSGADWCSGGESDEDDKGFFNCNSSDVKPQDSVTHSTSNAGLSRSSTPSHNTLGGQGSTTEPATGQKPGSKLVYVFTTEMANKAADAVLTGHTENIIAFHMKNISNSKDKAHLLLNNAASVLRNDSKPPQQPPSHAQDQSHQPGSKPSLPGMTEPAPPQPSNQGSQSGVLPQEGSSSTGMESKNIPGSSPSNNTAPVDQAPVPQPEAGLNPPTSVDGGQGGGSSGAGLTPQQQQQQQQLAQELLNMEANTEGLSQEQLEHRQRSLQTLRDIQRMLFPDDRDAPPPGPPQSHGGPHDGGPDGAPRRPEQGPLQAMMAQSQSLGPPGGPGGPRPQGPPFGPPHGSRDMPPFPQDEMGPHMGGPGGCGEGDQMTPEQVAWLKLQQEFYEEKRKKQEMQHRPLPPDMMMHPHGPRGMMRGPPPPYQMGPGEMWGGPGGPPDHYPERMGMGPGPRGMPPHMQRMPGFSGMMNPEMEGPPRPGMGWPDDMPPRMGEARGFPGGPGAMFAGPGARGERFPNPQSVQEAMFHQGMGGEKGLPPGMMMDMQRMMGHQRGGMEPGNGMGMFPRMPGDGPMSPSSRLQGMGGRDMGPEFGMGPGPGPGPHMHPSKLRDPPMNMSPDEIMRMRGGGGPPMENIGPQGRPMQGPPFPEQTQSGDFPMGPGRPFPGGPGGMRGPHADQAFGPEHRSTPTGGNGRINHLPSAGGPAQGQRGRKPADLNVQAGGGNSPSVNPLKSPPLRQVQSPMMGSPSGNLKSPQTPSQLAGMLTGPTGPSAPPAPPTSAPMKSPHSMMGSAGASPVHMRSPSLPNPSPGWASSPKPPMQSPGVPPQGGKPPLSITSPNMMGGMEQGGNGPPSAPPSSGAPSGSMSLPGNVPSGSPYTIPPEPTLSQNPLSIMMSRMSKFAMPSSTPLYHDAIKTVASSDDDSPPARSPNLPSVNNNGMAMNHQGNPRMMGPGNAGPMPALSPLGMNPMGSQPLSHGMPPQMPSPNAPNMGPGMMPHGMMIPPNPQDPGMANPQMMPQGRMGYPHRSQGYPLTQSPSQQGPFSPHNGPGPQGFPGHPMGFQGEGGPMGGRMGNMPHGGGGDGGMCKPNTPGGPEFNNMQGGFSDADLHEVMRPGASGIPEFDLSRIIPSEKPSQTLSYFPRGGGDNPGGKPPHPSGFPMQGMMGEGPPRMGMPMQGMGGMSGGPGGGMGPQDIPMGNPGHNSMRPPGFMGQGMMGPQHRMMSPGGPGGMMQGRQMAHPGPGGSPNMMMSLQGMGGPPQQTMMMGGQMRPRDMDMGFSPGPGMF; via the exons ATGTTGGAGGTCCAAGAGGAGAGGCCAGCGGCGGCAGGTACAGCAGCGACACATTTCAGCAAGAAGGAAcgaggaaagaaagagagagacgaGGCCAAGGACGGTCGGGGAAACCTGCCGAACATTGGAAATCCTGTTCCTGGATCCAGGAACGTGCGTGCAAAAGCGCcgctcacacacacaggcagtcCACACCAGCTGATCACTCCACCCTGTTCTGTAGTCCTGGGAGCCCCATCAATGCACTCCAATAGGATAAAGAACTCCCCATCCACCAACACACAGAG CCCTAAACCTAAGACGGAGGCCATGGTACGATCACCTCCTGTCATGTCCCCCTCCACTGCTGCCCAGATGGACTCTAAAATGCCCAATCAGGGTAAACCAGGGAGCAcaggcagccaatcacagcccTCACCCTGTGACCCCAAGACCTTGGGTGCCAAAGGGGCTCAAAATGTTGCAGGGGGAATGGGGTTAAAGAATGGCCAGGGTCTCACATCTGGTACAAGCTCTAAGGTGAAAGTCAAAAGGGAGAGAAGCACCTCGGTGGAGTCATTTGAACAGCCAGAGAGTGGCACGCCTACCAGTGAGGAAAAAG aTAGTAGCAGGGTGAAGAGAATGTGTGTGGCAGAGAGGAGGCAGCCATACAGTGGAGCTGACTGGTGCTCTGGGGGAGAAAGTGACGAAGATGACAAAGGATTCTTCA ACTGTAACTCCAGTGATGTGAAGCCCCAGGACTCTGTCACACATTCTACCTCCAATGCCGGACTCAGTCGCTCCTCCACTCCCTCCCACAATACGCTAGGAGGCCAAGGCTCTACGACAGAACCTGCTACTGGCCAGAAACCAGGCTCCAAACTCGTTTATGTCTTCACCACAGAGATGGCAAATAA GGCAGCTGATGCAGTTCTAACTGGCCATACAGAAAACATCATTGCCTTCCACATGAAAAACATCTCCAACAGCAAGGACAAAGCTCACCTCCTCTTG AACAATGCAGCAAGTGTCCTGCGAAATGACTCCAAGCCTCCCCAGCAACCCCCATCCCATGCCCAAGATCAGAGCCACCAGCCTGGATCCAAGCCGTCCTTACCTGGCATGACAGAGCCAGCTCCACCCCAGCCTTCAAATCAAGGAAGCCAGTCTGGTGTTCTTCCACAAGAAGGGTCATCCTCTACAGGCATGGAATCCAAAAATATTCCTGGCAGTAGCCCTAGTAACAATACAGCCCCAGTTGACCAGGCCCCTGTCCCCCAACCTGAGGCAGGCCTCAACCCTCCAACATCAGTTGATGGAGGGCAGGGAGGAGGCTCTAGTGGAGCAGGTCTGACAcctcaacagcagcaacaacagcagcagctggccCAGGAGCTGTTGAACATGGAGGCCAACACAGAGGGTCTGTCCCAAGAACAGTTGGAACATCGCCAGCGCTCCCTGCAGACCTTGCGAGATATTCAGCGGATGCTTTTCCCTGATGACCGTGATGCCCCACCACCTGGGCCTCCACAGTCCCATGGTGGACCACATGATGGGGGTCCTGATGGTGCACCCCGAAGGCCTGAGCAGGGTCCCCTACAGGCTATGATGGCACAGTCTCAAAGCCTTGGACCGCCAGGTGGACCAGGAGGACCTCGTCCACAAGGTCCACCTTTTGGCCCTCCCCATGGCTCCAGGGACATGCCCCCATTTCCACAAGATGAAATGGGTCCACACATGGGAGGTCCAGGGGGCTGCGGAGAAGGAGATCAGATGACCCCAGAACAAGTGGCTTGGTTGAAACTACAGCAGGAGTTTTatgaagagaagaggaagaaacaagAAATGCAGCACCGACCACTTCCTCCAGACATGATGATGCATCCCCATGGTCCACGTGGCATGATGCGAGGACCTCCTCCTCCCTATCAGATGGGCCCAGGAGAGATGTGGGGAGGACCAGGTGGTCCACCAGATCACTACCCGGAACGCATGGGCATGGGTCCAGGCCCCAGGGGTATGCCCCCACATATGCAGAGGATGCCTGGTTTCTCAGGTATGATGAATCCTGAGATGGAGGGACCCCCAAGACCTGGAATGGGCTGGCCTGATGACATGCCTCCACGGATGGGAGAAGCACGAGGCTTCCCTGGAGGTCCTGGGGCAATGTTTGCCGGTCCAGGGGCTCGTGGTGAGCGTTTCCCAAACCCTCAGTCAGTCCAAGAAGCAATGTTCCACCAAGGAATGGGTGGAGAGAAGGGCCTCCCTCCTGGGATGATGATGGACATGCAGAGGATGATGGGGCACCAAAGAGGCGGAATGGAACCTGGTAATGGCATGGGTATGTTTCCCAGAATGCCTGGTGATGGTCCTATGAGTCCGTCATCTAGGCTCCAAGGAATGGGGGGCAGGGATATGGGGCCTGAGTTTGGCATGGGGCCTGGCCCTGGGCCAGGACCTCATATGCACCCTTCCAAACTACGAGATCCCCCCATGAATATGAGTCCTGATGAGATAATGAGAATGAGGGGAGGCGGAGGACCTCCAATGGAGAACATAGGTCCACAAGGCAGGCCCATGCAAGGTCCTCCCTTCCCTGAGCAGACACAGTCAGGAGACTTTCCTATGGGACCTGGACGGCCCTTCCCTGGGGGTCCTGGAGGAATGAGGGGTCCACATGCAGACCAAGCTTTTGGTCCAGAGCACAGATCTACACCAACAGGAGGTAATGGCCGTATTAACCATCTCCCTTCTGCTGGTGGTCCAGCACAAGGTCAGAGGGGCCGCAAGCCAGCAGATCTGAATGTCCAAGCAGGTGGGGGGAACTCTCCTAGTGTTAACCCACTTAAGTCCCCTCCTCTGAGGCAAGTGCAGTCCCCTATGATGGGCTCTCCCTCGGGAAACCTAAAATCTCCTCAAACACCGTCCCAGCTGGCTGGCATGCTCACTGGTCCCACAGGCCCCAGTGcccctccagctcctccaacTTCAGCACCAATGAAGTCTCCCCACTCTATGATGGGTTCAGCAGGTGCCTCTCCTGTTCATATGAGGTCTCCTTCCCTTCCTAACCCGTCCCCAGGATGGGCCTCCTCACCAAAACCACCCATGCAGAGTCCTGGAGTGCCGCCTCAGGGTGGCAAGCCTCCCCTCAGTATCACTTCACCAAACATGATGGGGGGCATGGAGCAAG GTGGTAACGGTCCTCCCTCAGCCCCTCCTTCATCAGGGGCTCCATCTGGCTCCATGTCTCTCCCCGGCAACGTCCCGTCTGGCAGTCCATACACCATACCCCCTGAACCAACACTATCCCAGAACCCTCTCTCCATCATGATGTCACGCATGTCCAAGTTTGCAATGCCCAGCTCCACCCCACTTTACCATGATGCCATAAAGACTGTTGCCAGCTCTGATGATGACTCGCCTCCAGCTCGCTCCCCTAACCTGCCCTCAGTGAACAATAATG GTATGGCAATGAATCACCAAGGCAATCCGCGTATGATGGGGCCTGGAAACGCCGGACCCATGCCTGCCCTCAGCCCTCTGGGTATGAATCCAATGGGATCCCAGCCTCTCTCCCATGGCATGCCCCCACAAATGCCCTCTCCCAATGCCCCTAATATGGGCCCAGGCATGATGCCTCATGGCATGATGATACCACCAAATCCCCAAGACCCTGGTATGGCAAACCCTCAAATGATGCCCCAGGGACGGATGGGTTACCCTCACCGAAGTCAGGGATATCCTCTCACCCAGTCCCCTTCCCAGCAGGGTCCTTTCTCTCCGCACAATGGTCCTGGTCCCCAAGGTTTCCCTGGCCATCCAATGGGCTTCCAGGGAGAGGGAGGACCTATGGGAGGACGAATGGGGAACATGCCTCACGGAGGAGGGGGTGATGGGGGTATGTGCAAGCCCAACACTCCTGGCGGCCCGGAATTCAACAACATGCAAGGTGGATTCAGTGATGCAGACCTTCATGAGGTGATGCGGCCGGGAGCTTCTGGCATTCCTGAGTTTGACCTGTCCCGGATAATCCCATCAGAGAAGCCCAGCCAAACTCTGTCTTATTTCCCCCGAGGTGGAGGAGACAACCCTGGGGGAAAGCCACCACATCCCTCTGGCTTTCCTATGCAGGGCATGATGGGTGAAGGTCCACCAAGGATGGGGATGCCAATGCAGGGGATGGGGGGGATGTCAGGGGGACCTGGTGGGGGAATGGGTCCCCAAGACATACCAATGGGCAACCCTGGCCACAATTCAATGCGGCCACCAGGATTCATGGGCCAAGGCATGATGGGCCCCCAGCACCGGATGATGTCCCCTGGGGGTCCAGGAGGGATGATGCAGGGGAGACAAATGGCCCACCCAGGCCCTGGCGGCTCACCTAACATGATGATGTCACTGCAGGGCATGGGTGGCCCCCCACAGCAGACAATGATGATGGGGGGTCAGATGAGGCCACGTGACATGGACATGGGGTTCAGTCCGGGCCCTGGAATGTTCTAA
- the acp6 gene encoding lysophosphatidic acid phosphatase type 6 has protein sequence MRSLWGKAFILGSVSTAFGSMLWSQQKTEPDQVASSCPSSDTDPSSPYELKLVQVLFRHGARTPLRSIPDVVEAQWVPTLLDPPPHTHINYVVTDLHGGPRPPASVEDSYRTNLLTGGTYPGQLTTVGMQQLYELGKRLRRRYIEESNFLNTTFSPAEVYVRSTNIVRTIESAKCLIAGLFQQKQKEIVPIVTSEAESEILYPNYHGCKLLKTLGGHRWAESATLPDIAADLQSIQSALGIAAHQRVDFILIRDDMVARETHGLPCPPALDTWRNKVEQRAVDMICHVFEPSNRENLQLSVGPILHTLVDNIEAKLQGTLSEPNRRLFLYSVHDTTLIPCLMALGIFDMRWPPYAADITVELHQKKQTNETFVKVSYTGQDQLLPGCSGVYCPLQEFKQVVSAYSLSSELYQSICDSTGGLTEP, from the exons ATGAGGAGTCTATGGGGCAAAGCTTTCATATTAGGTTCAGTGTCCACAGCTTTCGGCTCGATGCTGTGGTCACAACAGAAGACTGAACCGGATCAGGTTGCCTCCAGTTGCCCTTCTTCTGACACAGACCCCAGCTCCCCCTATGAGTTAAAACTGGTCCAAGTCTTGTTCCGACACGGCGCTCGAACGCCGCTGAGGTCGATACCTGATGTGGTGGAG GCCCAGTGGGTGCCAACGCTCTTGGATCCGCCACCACACACCCACATCAACTATGTAGTGACAGATCTCCACGGTGGCCCCAGACCTCCAGCTTCTGTAGAAGACAGCTATCGGACAAACTTGCTGACC GGTGGCACGTACCCCGGTCAGCTGACCACAGTGGGCATGCAGCAGCTGTATGAGCTGGGCAAGAGGCTAAGGAGGAGATACATCGAGGAGAGTAATTTCCTAAACACCACATTTAGTCCAGCTGAGGTCTA tgTGCGCTCCACTAACATTGTGAGGACCATTGAATCTGCCAAGTGCCTGATAGCAGGGCTCttccagcaaaaacaaaaag AAATCGTCCCTATAGTAACATCGGAGGCAGAATCCGAAATCCTGTATCCAAATTATCACGGATGCAAGCTGCTCAAAACCCTTGGCGG CCACCGCTGGGCAGAGTCGGCCACTCTGCCAGACATTGCAGCAGACCTGCAGAGCATCCAGAGCGCATTGGGGATCGCTGCTCACCAGCGCGTCgacttcatcctcattagggatGACATGGTTGCCAGAGAG ACCCACGGCCTGCCCTGCCCACCAGCACTGGACACCTGGAGGAATAAAGTGGAACAGAGAGCTGTGGACATGATCTGCCACGTTTTTGAACCCAGCAATAG agagAACTTGCAGCTGTCTGTAGGACCCATCCTGCATACCCTAGTAGACAACATTGAGGCAAAACTACAGGGCACCTTATCCGAGCCAAACAG GAGGCTGTTCTTGTACTCTGTACACGACACCACTCTGATTCCCTGTCTGATGGCTCTGGGGATTTTTGACATGAGATGGCCACCGTATGCCGCCGATATCACTGTGGAACTGCACCAAAAGAAGCAGACCAATGAAACCTTCGTTAAAGTGTCATACACAGGCCAG GATCAACTTCTACCAGGGTGCAGTGGAGTCTACTGCCCCCTACAGGAGTTCAAACAGGTCGTTTCAGCCTACTCACTCAGCTCCGAACTCTACCAGTCAATTTGTGACAGCACAGGAGGCTTGACTGAACCATGA
- the gja5a gene encoding gap junction protein, alpha 5a gives MGDWSLLGNFLEEVQEHSTSVGKVWLTILFIFRILVLGTAAESSWGDEQSDFLCDTQQPGCTNVCYDSAFPIAHIRYWVLQIVFVSTPSLIYMGHAMHTVRREEKRRRREQEEREERGEGEGDLEGEKEYLQQKETGKMVGSDGTGRVRLKGALLQTYVLSILIRTVMEVTFIVVQYLIYGVFLKALYLCKSWPCPNPVNCYMSRPTEKNVFIIFMLVVAGVSLLLSVLELYHLGWKSIRHCVRKKVMQRKNHRAVTVAVTAALECNSPPRPSASCTPPPDFNQCLTTPSPMNPMSSMASHPFNTRMALQQNSVNLATERHHSCDNLEDEEDFLRMRYEQAASELPNSCSPLPLLQSGYMKDKRRLSRTSGSSSRARQDDLAV, from the coding sequence ATGGGGGACTGGAGTCTCCTGGGGAATTTCCTAGAGGAAGTCCAGGAACACTCCACCTCGGTTGGGAAGGTCTGGCTCACCATCCTCTTCATCTTTCGCATCCTGGTGCTGGGCACAGCGGCCGAGTCGTCCTGGGGTGACGAGCAGAGCGATTTCCTGTGTGACACTCAGCAGCCCGGTTGCACCAACGTTTGTTATGACAGCGCCTTCCCCATCGCCCACATCCGCTACTGGGTGCTGCAGATCGTTTTTGTGTCCACGCCGTCTCTCATCTACATGGGCCACGCCATGCATACGGTGCGCAGGGAGGAGAagcggaggaggagggagcaggaggagagggaggaaagaggggaAGGTGAGGGAGACCTGGAGGGGGAGAAGGAGTATCTCCAGCAGAAGGAGACCGGAAAGATGGTGGGATCTGATGGGACTGGCCGTGTTCGCTTAAAAGGTGCCCTACTGCAGACTTACGTCCTGAGCATCTTGATCCGTACCGTGATGGAGGTGACTTTCATAGTGGTGCAGTATCTCATCTATGGTGTGTTCCTCAAGGCGTTGTACCTCTGCAAGTCCTGGCCCTGTCCCAACCCCGTTAACTGCTACATGTCTCGGCCCACAGAGAAGAatgtcttcatcatcttcatgcTGGTGGTGGCTGGTGTATCTCTACTGCTGTCTGTCTTGGAGCTCTACCACCTGGGCTGGAAGAGCATAAGGCACTGTGTACGCAAAAAGGTGATGCAGAGGAAGAACCACAGAGCCGTGACGGTGGCCGTGACTGCAGCTTTGGAGTGCAACAGCCCGCCTCGACCCTCCGCCTCCTGCACCCCGCCTCCCGATTTCAACCAGTGCCTGACAACCCCGAGCCCCATGAACCCCATGTCCTCCATGGCCTCGCATCCATTCAACACTAGAATGGCGCTGCAGCAGAACTCGGTCAACCTGGCCACCGAGCGCCATCACAGCTGTGACAACctggaggacgaggaggactTTCTGAGGATGAGATATGAGCAGGCGGCCTCCGAGCTGCCCAACAGCTGCTCCCCGCTGCCGCTGCTGCAGTCCGGCTACATGAAGGACAAACGGCGCCTCAGCAGAACCAGTGGCTCCAGTAGCCGGGCACGCCAAGATGACCTGGCAGTGTAG